The stretch of DNA TTCTGGAGGTCCATGCCGATCCAGAACGTTGTATGGCGGTTGTAAGACGCCGTTCTCCATCGTTGTGGGAGCGGTCAACCCAGGACGATGATTATTTGCATATTCGGCTAGGCACGGGAAGTATAACATCTGCTAGTAAGCTGATTCTTCCTAAGGGGCCATGGAGTAATGAGACCCTTCGCAAGCAAGTTGAAGACATGGCTGCTAGCTATGAGACGATTTCTCCGGCGCCAATTGCGGTTCCTATAAAGCAGGCAGGCGTAATAGGAATCGTAGGAAGCCGTGCGGATGTGCTGCAGATGGTTAGATCCATGTTGATTCAGCTGACAACCAGGCATGCGCCTGATGAAGTTGAGCTGAGTGTCTTCTTCACAAAATCCGAACGGGAAGAGTGGAGCTGGATGCGTTGGCTTCCCCATATATGGGACGCGAAGCAAGACCATAGACGCATAGCTGATGAAGATCAGCTGGATGCACTCGCAGAGGACCTCTGTCGGCAACTGGCTTCTTCGGAACCGAATCGGAAAGCGGTGGACCGAGTTGTCGTTATTTCAGAAGCCAAGGCGCTTCAGAGCGATCTATTGTATCGTCTGCTCATAGATAACGCAGAGCATGGACGAGTCATTCCAGTTGTTCTGGCAGACGCCGTAGACAAGCTGCCCCGTGAATGCGGCTTAATTTTGGAATGCGCCGAAGGTATGGAAACCTATACTTTTAAGCGTTCTGGAGCGGGCATCGAAGTGGGATCTTTCCGGATGGATGAGGTAACAAGCGAGCAAGCGGATCGTTTTGCACGGGTGATGGCCCCTATTCGGCTTAAGCGCAGTGATGAGGCGGAGCTGCCGGGATTTCTTACGCTGTTCGACCTTCTTAAGGCCGGCAGAGTGGAGGAACTGAAGTCTGTAGAGCGATGGCAGCATAATCGCTATCCTACCCGCCTGCCCGTGACATTGGGTTATCGTAAAGGCGGTAAGCCTTTTGTGCTGAATCTGCATGATCGGCTGGATGCCGAGGGACATGGTCCACATGGTCTGATTGCTGGCACTACAGGCTCAGGTAAGAGCGGGTTGCTGCAAAGTCTGGTTGCCGTAATCGCTGCGAATTATCACCCGCATGATGCAGCCTTTCTAATGATCGATTATAAGGGAGGGGGCATGTCGGGGCCGCTGCGTCATTTGCCGCATGTTATCGGCTCGCTGACAAATCTTGATGGTAGGATGGTGGCTAGAGCTAAGACAGCGCTTAGAGCAGAGCTGATCAGACGGCAGAAGCTTCTTCAGGAAGCAGGCTATTTTGAACATATTGATGATTACTACCAGTCTGGTGCTGCACTTGGACCACTGCCGCATCTATTTGTCATCGTGGATGAATTCGCTGAGCTAAAGCGCGATTACCCTGATTTCATTGATGAACTGGTCAGTGTGGCCTCGATTGGCAGAACACTGGGGCTTCATTTAATTCTCTCCACTCAAAAGCCCGCGGGTGTTGTGGATGATAAAATATGGAGCAATGCCAGATTTCGGATCTGTCTTCGGGTTGAAGAGGAAGCGGACAGCCGTGATATGTTAAAAGCTCCTCATGCCGCTCATATTACCATCCCCGGAAGGGGTTATGTCCAGATTGGCTCCGGTGCTCTAGAAGAAGTACAATTCGCATGGAGCGGAGCTAAATGTCCTGAAATTTCATTACAAGGGCAAGCAGAATGGACGCTTTACCGCGTGCTTCTCTCCGGGGAGAGAGAGCCTTGGACCTTGCCTAACAAGGAGACAGCTTCAGCTGAAGCAGGATCGCAGCAGATGATCCGGCAGGTGGAGGCTGTGGCCTTATATGTCTCAAACCTTGCGGAACAGGAGGAGGTTCACCGACTTGAGGGCCTCTGGCTTCCTCCGCTTCCGGAGCGTATTAGTCCATCACAAATGGAGTCTGTTCCTCCTGCCTCGGGACTTAGCGCATGTGTCGGATTGGTTGATAATCCTGCCGGACAGCGGCGGTTTCCGCTGGAGGTTGCTCTTGACCAAGGAAATTTTGCGCTATATGGTATTCCGGGCTCAGGCAAGACGACTTTTGTACAATCCATGCTGATGTCGCTGTCATCCAGGTACAGCCGAGGCGAATGGTGCGGATATGTGATTGACATGGGCAGAAATCTGGACAATTACGCTGATCTGCCGCAAATTGCAGACCTCTTGACTCCAGACGATGAGGAGAGACTCAGCAGGTTGTTCAAGTTTCTGAAGAGAACGGTTGAGCAGCGTAAGCAGCAGTGGACTTCCGCTGGCGTTAAGACGCTTGAAGCCTATCGGGAGAGCACGGGGAAGCTGCTGCCTTATTTGCTTGTGATCATTGATGACTACTACGCCTTCCGAAGCAGGCACCCTCAATTGCAAGAGCCATTGGATGAGTTGCTCCGGGAAGGGATGGGCTCAGGCATTCGCTTTGTACTGACGGCTTCCAGATTGGCTGATATTTCCGAGAAGACCCGTACCGGTATTTCAGACGCCTGCGCGCTTGCACTTGCCGATCCGGGAGACTACTACCATATTGTAGGAACCGTGGTTAAGCCAGGTGAGACTGTAAGAGGGCGCGGACTGATTAAAGGCCTTCCTCCCCTTGAGTTCCAAACTGTGCTCCCAGTGGATGAAGACGGCACAAGCGACACACTTGCTTCACTACAAGCAGCCATTGCAAAGCTTCAAGAACAATGGGAGGGGCCGAAATATAACCGGATCCCTACGCTGCCGGATAAGATTGCTTTAAGAAGCCTTATGCCGATCGGCGAAATGCCAGATGTGAGGCCGCAAGAGGTTCCGGTTCCGTTGGGACTGTATACGGAGGATTTGTCTCCTTTTTATTTCCAGCTGGATAACGGTCCTCACTTTGTCGTTGGGGCTCCTATGGCGGGAGGGAAAACCTCCTTTTTGCAGAGTGTGATTCTATCTTTAGCTTGGCGTATTTCTCCTGATCGTCTGCGCATCTTCACCTTGGATTCACGCGAGCGGGGTGCAGGGAGTGAAGGCTTGGGCCTGTTGACAGGACTGCCCCATGTGACAGCTTCTGCATCGGGACCCGGCGGGGCTGCAGAATTAATCACTCGTCTTGAAGAGGAGCTGAGAACCGCAGCAGATCAGGAGCCAAGCCGGATACATTTGCTCGTTATAGATGATGCGGACCTGCTGGCCAAAAGACTGCAGGACTTTGCAGTAAAGGACCGGCTGGCTGCTCTTCTTAGAGAGTCTAGAGAGCGAGGACTGTATAGTGTTCTCTCCGGAATTCCTCGGGACTTTCCGACCTTCGGCGTAGATTGGTTTACGGAAGCTATGGCCTGCCAAGCCGGATTTTTATTGGGAACCCGTGATCCTGCAGATCTGTCGGTTTTCAGGATTCCAATTACGGAGTCATCGGCAGGAAGCGGCGAGCTTCCAGTGCTTGAACCTGGTCAGGGATATTATGTGGACCGGAGACTAGAGCGTATCAAAACGGCATGCCCCTTTGATCGGATTTGGACGCCGGATATGTGGATGACGAAGATTCGCGATCATTGGACAGTTACCGTACAAAAGGAGGTGACGGAATGCTGACGGCCAACGCACTTCAGAAGGATGTTATTACACTAGATAGCAAAGAGCTGTTTTTCTTGGCAGGTATTTTGGGGTCGGATCGACTGCTGGGAGTGGAGGATCCATTCCAGGGCAGTCTTGCCGATGAAATTGCAGCGGAATGGGAGGCGGTCAAATCCTCCCTGCTGCAGAAGGAATATTTGTCTCAAGGAGAGACAGATGCGGATTTGTCTATGCCGGCTCATGTGTTCTCCCGGGTGGCGATTGCCGGACTTGCCGAGCGGGCTTGCTGGGTCCGGTATAAGAATGAAGCTGAAGAATTTAAAGGCTATGTGCACATTACGGACGAGAGGGTTGTAGAATCCTCTAAGGAAAGCGAGACAAGCACCACCTACCGATTAAGGGAGCTTGGCAATGTACAAGAGGCTTGTGCTTCGCTGGTAGAGCGAATGAAGTGGCGGGATGAATCCCCTGCAGATCTTCCTGCACTGCTCTTGTCCAAGAAGCAGCTGCGAGAGCTTTACCAGCTTCCAGAGCTGCAGTTGGAGCAGGTCAGCTCTGAGCTGGCGAAATCTACAGGCGACGTTGAAGGCTCATGGGCTTTGGCGAAGTGCCTGTGTCAGAGAAAAGCGGAGGGTGAGCTCCAGCTCTCCGTCTGGGATGGAGAGCAGTGGGAGACTCAAGGGGCTGCATTTATTGTAGGTGAGACGATGAATTGGTTGCTGCGCATGAGTATGAAGGATGAGGAGGATTGGCTGATTGCCACCCCTGCTACTCGTCAACAGCTTCATGACATGCTGCTTGTATGGTTTGAACATCAGTCGGAAACGGAAGAGGGATGATGACATGCGTATAAGTTTAGAAACCGAACTGCTGGGAAAAGCAGGAGAGAAATTACGCCTTGGGGCTGAGGAGTTAACAGGTCTTATGGAGCAGCTAAACCGGCTTATG from Paenibacillus sp. CAA11 encodes:
- the essC gene encoding type VII secretion protein EssC: MSHIFQRSPRIRGQIKEKALLVPEPPQMMPRPRISAASYAAPSVLVLIGAGLWGVGQIGKPLFWNQQGLGVTLFCLGLIFVIGLPFVKLRRQNRLYLEDAEHRERTYLDNLKQLEDELQRYQEEQLASLLEVHADPERCMAVVRRRSPSLWERSTQDDDYLHIRLGTGSITSASKLILPKGPWSNETLRKQVEDMAASYETISPAPIAVPIKQAGVIGIVGSRADVLQMVRSMLIQLTTRHAPDEVELSVFFTKSEREEWSWMRWLPHIWDAKQDHRRIADEDQLDALAEDLCRQLASSEPNRKAVDRVVVISEAKALQSDLLYRLLIDNAEHGRVIPVVLADAVDKLPRECGLILECAEGMETYTFKRSGAGIEVGSFRMDEVTSEQADRFARVMAPIRLKRSDEAELPGFLTLFDLLKAGRVEELKSVERWQHNRYPTRLPVTLGYRKGGKPFVLNLHDRLDAEGHGPHGLIAGTTGSGKSGLLQSLVAVIAANYHPHDAAFLMIDYKGGGMSGPLRHLPHVIGSLTNLDGRMVARAKTALRAELIRRQKLLQEAGYFEHIDDYYQSGAALGPLPHLFVIVDEFAELKRDYPDFIDELVSVASIGRTLGLHLILSTQKPAGVVDDKIWSNARFRICLRVEEEADSRDMLKAPHAAHITIPGRGYVQIGSGALEEVQFAWSGAKCPEISLQGQAEWTLYRVLLSGEREPWTLPNKETASAEAGSQQMIRQVEAVALYVSNLAEQEEVHRLEGLWLPPLPERISPSQMESVPPASGLSACVGLVDNPAGQRRFPLEVALDQGNFALYGIPGSGKTTFVQSMLMSLSSRYSRGEWCGYVIDMGRNLDNYADLPQIADLLTPDDEERLSRLFKFLKRTVEQRKQQWTSAGVKTLEAYRESTGKLLPYLLVIIDDYYAFRSRHPQLQEPLDELLREGMGSGIRFVLTASRLADISEKTRTGISDACALALADPGDYYHIVGTVVKPGETVRGRGLIKGLPPLEFQTVLPVDEDGTSDTLASLQAAIAKLQEQWEGPKYNRIPTLPDKIALRSLMPIGEMPDVRPQEVPVPLGLYTEDLSPFYFQLDNGPHFVVGAPMAGGKTSFLQSVILSLAWRISPDRLRIFTLDSRERGAGSEGLGLLTGLPHVTASASGPGGAAELITRLEEELRTAADQEPSRIHLLVIDDADLLAKRLQDFAVKDRLAALLRESRERGLYSVLSGIPRDFPTFGVDWFTEAMACQAGFLLGTRDPADLSVFRIPITESSAGSGELPVLEPGQGYYVDRRLERIKTACPFDRIWTPDMWMTKIRDHWTVTVQKEVTEC